Proteins encoded in a region of the Trichosurus vulpecula isolate mTriVul1 chromosome 9, mTriVul1.pri, whole genome shotgun sequence genome:
- the C9H3orf62 gene encoding uncharacterized protein C3orf62 homolog has product MSEKLRRCRKELTAAIDRAFEGISHSQECPSQQKPDLDTSPSSFSIQMNKLLCRRYPSTTSYVGQFAPVSCAPENENPVFVPNHIPVNMKPHTLCPKRKPLTSKENVLIHSSIFVPERQFLRATGDGESWRKESLRKDVDRYLKVEANVPLNNSNQEITKDLLDMIDHTSIRTIEELAGKLEFENELNRVCSRSEDSPFKEEVLALFMDESPHKATEAEASCLKPTFDDQNIIETVLDLEEDYNLMTSFKYHIK; this is encoded by the exons ATGTCTGAAAAGCTAAGAAGATGCAGAAAGGAGCTGACAGCAGCCATTGACCGTGCATTTGAAGGCATCAGTCATTCTCAAGAGTGCCCAAGTCAGCAAAAGCCAGACTTGGACACCTcgccttcttccttctctattcAGATGAATAAACTTCTTTGCAGGAGATATCCTTCCACCACTTCCTATGTTGGTCAGTTTGCTCCTGTTTCCTGTGCTCCTGAAAATGAGAACCCTGTCTTTGTACCAAACCATATCCCAGTAAATATGAAGCCACATACTTTATgcccaaaaagaaaacctttgaCCAGCAAGGAAAATGTGTTGATACATTCCTCGATTTTTGTACCTGAAAGGCAGTTTCTGAGAGCCACTGGAGATGGGGAAAGTTGGAGAAAAGAAAGTTTAAG GAAAGATGTGGATAGATATTTGAAGGTTGAAGCCAACGTTCCTCTCAACAATTCCAACCAAGAAATCACAAAGGATCTACTTGATATGATTG accaTACGAGCATCCGAACTATTGAAGAATTGGCTGGAAAGCTAGAATTTGAAAATGAGTTAAACCGGGTTTGCAGTCGCTCAGAAGATTCCCCCTTTAAAGAGGAAGTCCTGGCTCTCTTCATGGATGAGAGCCCACACAAGGCCACAGAAGCAGAAGCAAGTTGCCTAAAGCCAACTTTTGATGACCAGAATATCATAGAAACTGTCTTGGATTTGGAAGAGGACTATAATTTGATGACCTCTTTTAAATACCATATTAAGTAA